The proteins below come from a single Prolixibacter sp. NT017 genomic window:
- a CDS encoding sulfatase, with the protein MSNHLTHALALLTVGAAATACTQKAPRPQRPNIIYIMSDDHAYQAISAYDSTLIKTPNIDRIGHEGAIFSHAFVTNSLCAPSRAVMLTGKHSFINGKVDNVQRFNWDQESFPKLLQQSGYQTALVGKIHLDGTPQGFDYSAVLPGQGHYYNPDFIINGKEERIPGYVTKITTRLALDWLKHRDTSKPFCLLFHEKAPHREWMPEEKYYKEYTKKEFPEPATYHDDYSGRGTAAHAAEMRVYRDQNWSGDDKLYPDVMDKLGLKDPTTWGRNAFKHNVGRMDSVQKAAWDSVYRPMNEAFEKAYPNMNEQQLAHWRYERYLQDYLACVASVDDAVGELLDYLDKNGLAENTIVVYTSDQGMYLGEHGWFDKRFMYEESFRTPLLMRYPKEIKPGTTVDQLVQNLDFAPTFLDYGGVKIPKDMQGMSFRKLVDGQSSEWRDAIYYTYYEYPSIHMVKRHYGVRTNRYKLMHFYYDIDEWELYDLEKDPHEMHNVYGDPAYADVQKMMHERLTELRQKYGDSNQLDKQYLDAYLEAINKHE; encoded by the coding sequence ATGAGTAATCACCTGACACACGCACTCGCCCTGCTGACAGTAGGAGCAGCTGCAACTGCCTGCACCCAGAAGGCTCCCAGGCCTCAACGGCCCAACATCATTTACATCATGAGCGACGACCATGCGTACCAGGCCATAAGTGCGTATGATTCCACCCTGATTAAAACGCCTAACATCGACAGGATTGGACATGAAGGCGCTATTTTTTCCCATGCCTTCGTCACGAACTCGCTTTGTGCACCCAGCCGGGCCGTAATGCTGACCGGCAAACACAGTTTCATCAACGGGAAGGTAGATAATGTACAGCGGTTCAACTGGGACCAGGAAAGTTTTCCGAAGCTGCTGCAACAATCGGGTTACCAAACGGCCCTTGTCGGTAAAATCCACCTTGACGGAACTCCGCAGGGCTTTGACTACTCAGCTGTTCTTCCCGGCCAGGGACATTACTATAATCCCGATTTCATAATAAATGGGAAGGAGGAACGAATTCCGGGCTACGTAACAAAGATTACGACCCGGTTGGCACTCGACTGGTTAAAACATCGGGATACCAGCAAGCCTTTCTGTTTGCTTTTTCACGAAAAAGCGCCGCACCGCGAGTGGATGCCGGAAGAAAAGTACTACAAGGAATACACGAAGAAGGAATTTCCCGAGCCCGCTACTTATCACGATGATTACAGTGGAAGGGGAACGGCGGCCCACGCTGCTGAAATGCGGGTGTATCGCGATCAGAACTGGTCGGGCGATGATAAGCTCTATCCGGACGTGATGGATAAACTGGGGTTGAAGGATCCGACTACGTGGGGCCGCAACGCCTTTAAACACAATGTCGGACGGATGGATTCGGTGCAAAAGGCAGCCTGGGATTCGGTATACCGCCCCATGAATGAAGCCTTCGAAAAAGCGTATCCGAACATGAACGAGCAGCAGCTGGCTCACTGGCGCTATGAGCGTTACCTGCAGGATTACCTGGCGTGTGTTGCTTCGGTGGATGATGCGGTGGGAGAGTTACTCGATTATCTCGATAAGAACGGTCTGGCCGAAAATACCATCGTGGTGTACACGTCCGACCAGGGAATGTATTTAGGCGAGCACGGCTGGTTCGACAAGCGTTTTATGTACGAGGAATCATTCCGGACACCACTGTTGATGCGTTATCCGAAAGAGATTAAGCCCGGAACAACGGTCGACCAGTTGGTACAGAATCTCGACTTTGCTCCGACATTTCTGGATTATGGAGGTGTGAAAATCCCGAAGGATATGCAGGGAATGTCGTTCCGTAAGTTGGTGGATGGACAAAGCTCCGAATGGCGCGATGCGATCTATTACACTTACTACGAATATCCGTCTATTCACATGGTGAAACGGCATTATGGTGTCCGGACCAACCGATATAAACTCATGCATTTCTATTATGATATCGACGAATGGGAATTGTATGATTTAGAAAAGGACCCGCATGAAATGCATAATGTGTATGGCGATCCGGCTTACGCCGATGTGCAGAAAATGATGCACGAACGATTGACCGAATTGCGGCAAAAGTATGGGGATTCGAATCAATTGGACAAACAGTACCTCGATGCGTACCTGGAGGCCATCAATAAGCACGAATAA
- a CDS encoding lipopolysaccharide assembly protein LapB, with protein MKSLIGKAMLILVLMTAQIVQAQQTDEMPVTSKSQEAIKLYEKGLQAYRDVHIGQAVEHFKAAVAIDSAFFMPNYNLALFNLMFFKNRDDFRKYYQHVVATNYRLTPGELLLQDALEKLADDTATDVTDLGMQLVELYPNSFTAHEILAEYQYFARDYGGMEKTLNAMLEMGSNPAPVYNWMGYNYMNMDQLDRAYVAFSKYLELAPENPNSYDSMGDYLMAVREYQKAYDHYMKAYRMDTVSFKLSREKALKAQSLMSD; from the coding sequence ATGAAAAGTTTAATTGGAAAAGCGATGCTTATCCTCGTTTTGATGACGGCACAAATAGTGCAGGCACAACAAACGGATGAGATGCCGGTGACTTCAAAATCACAAGAGGCAATAAAACTTTATGAGAAGGGACTGCAGGCCTATCGCGACGTGCATATTGGACAAGCTGTTGAGCATTTCAAGGCGGCGGTGGCTATTGATTCTGCTTTTTTCATGCCGAACTATAATCTCGCACTGTTTAATCTGATGTTTTTTAAGAATCGGGATGATTTCCGTAAATATTATCAACATGTTGTCGCAACAAATTATCGCCTGACACCGGGGGAACTGCTGTTGCAAGACGCATTGGAAAAGTTGGCGGATGACACTGCCACCGATGTCACTGATTTGGGAATGCAGTTGGTTGAACTGTATCCAAACTCTTTTACGGCGCATGAAATTTTAGCTGAATATCAATACTTCGCCAGGGATTACGGGGGGATGGAAAAGACGCTCAATGCTATGCTCGAGATGGGAAGTAACCCCGCCCCGGTATATAACTGGATGGGATACAACTACATGAATATGGATCAGTTGGATAGGGCGTATGTTGCTTTTTCCAAATACCTGGAGTTGGCTCCCGAAAATCCCAACAGTTACGATTCGATGGGGGATTACCTGATGGCTGTGAGGGAGTATCAAAAGGCATATGACCATTATATGAAAGCCTATCGGATGGACACCGTGAGTTTTAAATTGTCCCGGGAAAAGGCATTGAAAGCCCAATCGCTAATGAGTGATTGA